From Acidovorax sp. FHTAMBA, one genomic window encodes:
- a CDS encoding VirB3 family type IV secretion system protein, producing MSAPDIFAAGFEVPLHRSLTEPILLGGAPRTVAIANGTLATAVGLGLQLWIPGVVLWIVGHSLAVWGARVDPQFMQVFARHIKHKPLLDV from the coding sequence ATGAGTGCCCCGGACATTTTCGCGGCCGGTTTCGAGGTGCCGCTGCATCGCTCGCTGACCGAGCCAATCCTGTTGGGCGGGGCACCGCGCACCGTGGCGATTGCCAACGGCACGCTGGCCACCGCCGTGGGCTTGGGCCTGCAACTGTGGATTCCCGGCGTGGTGCTCTGGATCGTCGGCCATTCGCTGGCGGTGTGGGGTGCGCGCGTCGATCCGCAGTTCATGCAGGTCTTTGCGCGGCACATCAAGCACAAGCCGCTGCTGGACGTGTAG
- a CDS encoding TrbC/VirB2 family protein: MTHVDAFRISVNPLFHLSRLTRLRTLARPAGQGLLLAALLLFLAGTAQAAGSSMPWEGPLQSILESIQGPVARIVAVMIIIATGLALAFGDTSGGFRKLIQIVFGLSIAFAASSFFLSFFSFSGGAVV, from the coding sequence GTGACGCATGTTGATGCTTTCCGTATTTCCGTAAATCCGCTTTTCCACCTGTCCCGCTTGACGCGGCTGCGCACCCTGGCTCGCCCTGCAGGGCAAGGGCTACTGCTGGCCGCGCTGCTGCTGTTCCTGGCCGGCACCGCCCAGGCCGCCGGTTCCTCGATGCCCTGGGAAGGGCCCTTGCAATCCATCCTTGAATCCATCCAGGGGCCGGTGGCACGGATCGTCGCGGTCATGATCATCATCGCCACGGGCTTGGCGCTGGCCTTCGGCGACACGTCGGGGGGTTTTCGCAAGCTGATCCAGATCGTTTTTGGCCTGTCCATCGCGTTCGCGGCGTCCTCGTTCTTCCTGTCGTTCTTCAGCTTCTCCGGCGGGGCCGTCGTATGA
- the trbB gene encoding P-type conjugative transfer ATPase TrbB, which yields MSAAPQIPPEPRSSAATSLDRRIQMLRTAMGPLIAAALEDPDVVEVMLNPDRTLWVDRLSSGRAPMGVELSEADGERIIRLVAAHVGAEVHRGQPLLSAELPETGERFEGILPPAAPGPAFALRKRAIGVIPLERYVIDGMMTSAQAGFLVRAVRERQNILIAGATSSGKTTLANALLAEIAASGDRVLVLEDTVELQCAARDHVPLRTRQGVVSMTELVRSSMRLRPDRVVVGEVRGPEALDLIKVWGTGHPGGIATIHAGSALGALLRMEQLILEVAVNPPRALIAEAVNVVIHIAGRGRRRRIESIARVVGFDGVGYRLVDGLTDAMEAPFPELPLASDAAPAAATSPSPSLNPSGELP from the coding sequence ATGAGCGCCGCTCCCCAAATCCCGCCAGAACCTCGTTCATCCGCTGCCACGTCTCTGGATCGCCGCATCCAGATGCTGCGCACGGCGATGGGGCCGCTGATCGCCGCCGCGTTGGAAGACCCGGACGTGGTGGAAGTGATGCTGAATCCTGACCGGACGCTATGGGTGGATCGGCTTTCTTCGGGCCGCGCGCCGATGGGCGTGGAGCTGTCAGAAGCGGACGGCGAACGCATCATCCGGCTGGTGGCGGCCCACGTCGGTGCGGAAGTGCATCGCGGCCAGCCGCTGCTGTCGGCCGAGCTGCCCGAAACGGGCGAACGCTTCGAGGGCATCCTGCCACCTGCAGCGCCGGGGCCGGCCTTCGCGCTGCGCAAGCGCGCCATCGGCGTGATCCCGCTGGAGCGGTACGTCATCGACGGGATGATGACCAGCGCTCAGGCGGGCTTTCTGGTGCGGGCCGTGCGTGAGCGCCAAAACATCCTGATCGCAGGAGCCACGAGCAGCGGCAAGACCACGCTTGCCAATGCGCTGCTAGCCGAGATCGCCGCCTCGGGGGACCGCGTGCTGGTGCTCGAAGACACGGTGGAGCTGCAATGCGCGGCGCGCGACCACGTGCCGCTGCGCACGCGCCAGGGCGTGGTGTCCATGACCGAGCTGGTGCGTTCCTCGATGCGCCTGCGCCCGGATCGCGTCGTGGTGGGCGAGGTGCGCGGACCCGAGGCGCTGGATCTCATCAAGGTCTGGGGCACGGGTCACCCCGGCGGTATCGCCACGATCCATGCCGGCTCCGCCTTGGGCGCGCTGCTGCGCATGGAGCAACTGATTCTTGAAGTGGCCGTGAACCCGCCGCGTGCGCTGATCGCCGAGGCGGTCAACGTGGTGATCCACATCGCCGGACGCGGGCGCAGGCGCCGCATCGAGAGCATCGCCCGCGTCGTCGGCTTTGACGGCGTGGGATACCGATTGGTGGACGGTTTGACGGACGCGATGGAAGCGCCGTTCCCCGAGCTTCCGCTGGCGTCCGATGCCGCGCCCGCTGCGGCGACTTCCCCGTCCCCCTCCCTCAATCCTTCTGGAGAACTGCCGTGA
- a CDS encoding CopG family transcriptional regulator, with translation MSQYRLNLFIQHGHAKRLEELAAKKGVSKSSIVAAALASWLSPDAADRREAAIAKRLDHLSRQAERLERDQNIQIETLALFIRYFLTVSTPVPEAHQEAARAHGKARFEQFVEQLGRHLLRGRSLVRDVVEELHPDPMRMDDAAAVAEARERAS, from the coding sequence ATGAGCCAATACCGCCTCAATCTGTTCATCCAGCACGGGCACGCTAAGCGCCTGGAAGAACTGGCCGCCAAGAAAGGCGTCTCGAAGTCATCCATCGTCGCGGCGGCGCTCGCATCGTGGTTGTCGCCCGATGCCGCCGACCGGCGCGAGGCGGCCATCGCCAAGCGGCTGGATCACCTGTCGCGTCAGGCCGAACGCCTGGAGCGCGACCAGAACATCCAGATCGAAACGCTGGCGCTGTTCATCCGCTACTTCCTGACCGTCAGCACGCCGGTTCCCGAAGCCCATCAGGAAGCCGCCCGCGCGCATGGCAAGGCGCGGTTCGAGCAGTTCGTCGAACAGCTTGGCCGCCACTTGCTGCGCGGGCGCAGCCTCGTGCGTGACGTGGTGGAAGAACTGCATCCCGACCCGATGCGGATGGATGACGCGGCGGCAGTCGCTGAAGCGCGGGAGCGTGCCTCATGA
- a CDS encoding conjugal transfer protein TraG, giving the protein MQGTNVLFGQIAVVFGIVIAGVWSATQWTAAALGYQVRLGSPWFDLLGTPIYHPWRLFEWWFFFDAYAPRVFDTGGAIAGGSGLVAVVVAIGMSIWRSRQSRLVTTYGSARWANAQDISKAGLTQPTGVFLGQHDRQYLRHEGPEHVLTFAPTRSGKGVGLVVPTLLSWPTSAVIHDIKGENWQITAGWRSRFSHCLLFNPTDAMSAAYNPLLEVRRGANEVRDVQNIADILVDPEGALEKRNHWEKTSHALLVGAILHVLYASEDKTLRGVANFLSDPACPFELTLHRMMTTPHLGDGPHPVVASAAREVLNKSDNERSGVLSTAMSFLGLYRDPTVAEVTSRCDWRIADLIAAEHPVSLYLVVPPSDISRTKPLIRLILNQIGRRLTESLDGSDGIERRHKLLLMLDEFPALGRLDFFETALAFMAGYGIRSFLIAQSLNQIDKAYGQNHSILDNCHVRVTFATNDERTAKRISETLGTATELRAQRNYAGHRLAPWLGHLMVSRQETARPLLTPGEVMQLPPDESVVMVSSLPPIKAKKLRYYADANFKRRVLPPPSLADGHYADVPPARADDWSGLAIPAVPTVPPADAADDFGNADDGGPRHQPELSKAVAYDPELVAPAADLALLDDDDEPLPLPRQFDPAMQRTARLASLDPNDGIDL; this is encoded by the coding sequence ATGCAAGGTACGAATGTGCTATTCGGTCAGATCGCCGTGGTATTCGGCATCGTGATCGCCGGAGTGTGGAGTGCCACACAATGGACAGCAGCGGCCCTCGGCTATCAAGTACGCCTTGGCTCGCCCTGGTTCGATCTTCTCGGCACACCGATCTATCACCCTTGGCGGTTGTTCGAGTGGTGGTTCTTCTTCGATGCCTACGCGCCCCGCGTCTTTGACACGGGCGGCGCCATCGCAGGCGGCAGCGGACTCGTGGCCGTGGTGGTCGCCATCGGCATGTCGATCTGGCGCTCGCGTCAGTCGCGCCTCGTCACGACCTACGGCTCGGCACGCTGGGCGAATGCGCAGGACATTAGCAAGGCCGGCCTCACGCAGCCGACCGGCGTGTTCCTCGGCCAGCATGATCGCCAGTACCTGCGCCACGAAGGCCCGGAACATGTCCTGACCTTCGCACCTACGCGCTCGGGCAAAGGCGTCGGTCTGGTCGTTCCCACGCTGCTTTCGTGGCCCACGTCGGCCGTCATCCACGACATCAAGGGCGAAAACTGGCAGATCACCGCCGGCTGGCGCTCGCGCTTCTCGCACTGCCTGCTGTTCAACCCGACTGATGCCATGTCAGCAGCCTACAACCCACTGCTGGAAGTCCGGCGCGGTGCGAATGAGGTGCGCGACGTGCAGAACATCGCGGACATTCTGGTCGATCCCGAAGGGGCGCTGGAGAAACGCAACCATTGGGAGAAGACTTCGCACGCGCTGCTGGTGGGCGCGATCCTGCACGTTCTCTATGCGAGCGAAGACAAGACGCTGCGGGGTGTTGCCAACTTCCTGTCCGACCCGGCGTGCCCCTTCGAGCTGACCTTGCACCGGATGATGACCACGCCGCACCTGGGTGATGGCCCGCATCCCGTGGTGGCGTCTGCCGCGCGCGAAGTCCTCAACAAGAGCGACAACGAGCGTTCAGGCGTGCTGTCCACGGCCATGTCGTTCCTCGGCCTGTACCGTGACCCCACGGTGGCCGAAGTCACCTCACGCTGTGACTGGCGCATCGCCGACCTGATTGCCGCCGAGCATCCGGTATCGCTGTACCTCGTGGTGCCGCCTTCGGACATTAGCCGCACCAAGCCGCTGATCCGCCTGATCCTCAACCAGATCGGCCGACGGCTGACCGAATCGCTCGACGGGTCGGATGGCATCGAGCGCCGCCACAAGCTGTTGCTGATGCTCGATGAGTTTCCTGCGCTGGGCCGGCTCGATTTCTTCGAGACGGCGCTTGCTTTTATGGCCGGCTATGGCATCCGCAGCTTCCTCATCGCGCAGTCGCTCAACCAGATCGACAAGGCGTATGGCCAAAACCATTCCATCCTCGACAACTGCCATGTCCGGGTGACGTTCGCCACCAACGACGAACGCACGGCCAAGCGCATTTCCGAAACCCTGGGCACGGCCACCGAGCTGCGCGCGCAGCGCAACTACGCCGGCCATCGGCTCGCGCCGTGGCTCGGGCACCTCATGGTGTCGCGGCAGGAAACGGCACGCCCGCTGCTCACCCCTGGCGAAGTGATGCAGCTTCCGCCGGATGAATCGGTGGTGATGGTGTCCAGCCTGCCACCTATCAAGGCGAAGAAGCTGCGCTACTACGCCGACGCCAATTTCAAGCGCCGCGTGCTGCCGCCGCCTTCGCTTGCGGATGGGCACTATGCCGACGTACCGCCGGCCCGTGCCGATGACTGGAGCGGCCTGGCGATTCCTGCTGTGCCGACCGTGCCCCCAGCCGATGCCGCCGATGACTTTGGCAATGCCGACGACGGCGGCCCGCGCCATCAGCCTGAACTCTCCAAAGCCGTCGCCTACGACCCCGAGCTGGTCGCGCCTGCGGCCGACCTGGCGCTGCTCGATGACGACGACGAGCCGCTTCCCCTCCCGCGCCAGTTCGATCCGGCCATGCAGCGCACGGCCCGGTTGGCTTCCCTCGACCCCAACGACGGAATCGACCTATGA
- a CDS encoding EexN family lipoprotein, with product MNKVMFLMLIAALTACDPTQPSETVDALVTNPERIKEIQRLCKEKRLKVNDEICLRAAEAAKRRFFGDRPEQRAQ from the coding sequence ATGAACAAAGTGATGTTCCTGATGCTCATCGCCGCACTGACCGCATGCGACCCCACTCAACCTTCGGAAACCGTGGATGCGCTTGTGACCAATCCCGAGCGCATCAAGGAAATCCAACGCCTATGTAAGGAGAAGCGCCTGAAGGTCAATGACGAAATCTGCCTGCGTGCCGCTGAAGCGGCTAAACGACGCTTCTTCGGTGACCGGCCGGAGCAGAGAGCTCAGTAG
- a CDS encoding LysR family transcriptional regulator codes for MELRHLRCFLAVAEELHFARAAERLHIDQSPLSPTIKELEEELNARLFVRTTRSTQLTCAGRLFVEHVPRVFAALDQARDSVKSAANGFHGQLRIALSDGITPLRLPSLLARSREEDPEVEIRLFEVSSDQQIKGLHSDLYDAGFSMAEDAGDGIVMTPAWEDELMVAVPARHPALAFKQIPLKEVLRYPLALGDPAVFEGHVRQVDRFLRTCGQEPLIAQRVASFDVMMTLVSAGLALGLAGAAHIASSRESGVVARRLAGKPPLLTTYLLRRDSESSGMLTRFIERVAFMDSADDLSTAEDSSSD; via the coding sequence ATGGAGCTTCGGCATCTGCGCTGCTTCCTTGCTGTCGCGGAAGAACTGCACTTTGCGCGGGCTGCAGAGCGGCTTCACATCGACCAGTCGCCGCTGTCCCCCACCATCAAGGAGTTGGAGGAAGAACTTAACGCCCGCCTTTTCGTTCGCACGACTCGCAGCACGCAACTGACCTGCGCGGGGCGGCTGTTCGTGGAGCACGTTCCGCGCGTCTTCGCGGCGCTGGATCAAGCCCGTGATAGCGTCAAGTCCGCCGCCAACGGTTTTCACGGCCAGTTACGGATCGCCTTGTCCGACGGCATCACGCCATTGCGCCTACCGTCGCTGTTGGCGCGTAGCCGCGAAGAAGATCCCGAGGTGGAAATCCGACTGTTCGAGGTATCGTCGGATCAGCAGATCAAGGGGCTTCATAGCGACCTGTATGACGCTGGCTTCTCGATGGCTGAAGACGCGGGCGACGGCATCGTGATGACTCCCGCGTGGGAGGATGAATTGATGGTGGCGGTGCCAGCCCGACATCCTGCGCTCGCCTTCAAGCAAATTCCACTGAAGGAAGTGCTCCGCTATCCATTGGCGCTGGGCGACCCGGCCGTTTTCGAGGGCCATGTGCGCCAGGTCGATCGTTTCCTCCGCACGTGCGGTCAGGAGCCGCTGATCGCGCAGCGCGTTGCCAGCTTCGACGTGATGATGACCCTGGTTTCCGCCGGGCTTGCTTTGGGCTTAGCGGGTGCGGCGCACATCGCTTCCAGCCGCGAATCGGGCGTCGTGGCCCGGCGCTTGGCGGGCAAGCCGCCCTTGCTCACAACCTATCTGCTGCGCCGCGATTCGGAGTCTTCTGGGATGCTGACCCGATTCATTGAACGAGTGGCCTTCATGGATTCGGCGGATGACCTCAGCACCGCAGAAGACTCCTCCTCCGACTGA
- a CDS encoding D-amino acid dehydrogenase has protein sequence MGRTQCAAHAYLFDGFERETPMAHLIVIGGGITGVTSAYALARAGHEVTLIEKHRYAGMETSHANGGQLSASNAEVWTHASTLVKGLKWMFTADAPLLVNPRPSWHKLSWFAEFAASIPKYRDNTVATTRLAVAAREHLFSWARDEGIDFDLKERGILHIYRDRAGFEHAGQVSKLLAEGGLPRRAVTPDEMRAIEPTLTGEFFGGWYTESDSTGDIHKFTHGLSLACSRLGVKFMTAHTVERVRSTGKTAQVMLANGTEIDADGVVVCAGVRSRALGAQLGDRLNVYPVKGYSITVMLDDEQSQAAAPQVSLLDDETKLVTSRLGLNRFRVAGTAEFNGYNLDIRADRIRPLVSWVNQCFPDVSTRRVEPWAGLRPMLPNMMPRVGPGRYANVFYNTGHGHLGWTLSAITAYQLGQHVERWDRVRMPLPVPVESMA, from the coding sequence ATGGGCCGCACGCAGTGTGCGGCCCATGCCTACCTGTTTGACGGCTTTGAACGCGAGACTCCCATGGCACACCTCATCGTTATCGGCGGCGGCATCACCGGCGTCACCAGCGCCTACGCATTGGCCCGTGCTGGCCACGAAGTCACCCTCATCGAAAAACACCGCTATGCGGGCATGGAAACCAGCCATGCCAACGGCGGGCAACTGTCTGCCTCCAATGCCGAGGTCTGGACCCATGCGTCCACCTTGGTCAAGGGCTTGAAGTGGATGTTCACGGCGGACGCCCCCCTCCTGGTCAATCCGCGCCCGAGTTGGCACAAGCTCAGCTGGTTTGCAGAGTTCGCTGCGTCCATTCCGAAGTACCGCGACAACACGGTCGCTACCACGCGCCTGGCCGTTGCCGCGCGTGAGCACCTGTTCAGCTGGGCGCGGGACGAGGGCATCGATTTCGACTTGAAGGAGCGCGGCATCCTGCACATCTATCGAGACCGCGCTGGTTTCGAGCATGCAGGCCAGGTATCAAAGCTTTTGGCAGAAGGTGGCCTTCCACGCCGAGCCGTCACCCCCGATGAAATGCGCGCCATCGAACCAACGCTCACCGGCGAATTTTTTGGGGGCTGGTACACCGAGAGCGACAGCACAGGCGACATCCACAAGTTCACGCACGGACTGAGCTTGGCATGTTCTCGTTTGGGCGTGAAATTCATGACCGCCCACACCGTGGAACGTGTACGGAGCACGGGCAAAACTGCCCAGGTGATGCTGGCAAATGGGACGGAGATCGACGCAGACGGGGTTGTAGTCTGCGCCGGCGTGCGCAGCCGCGCGCTGGGTGCACAGCTCGGCGACCGGCTCAACGTCTACCCGGTCAAGGGGTATTCCATCACCGTCATGCTCGACGATGAACAGAGCCAGGCCGCTGCGCCGCAGGTCAGCCTGCTCGATGACGAGACCAAGCTGGTCACGAGTCGCTTAGGCCTCAACCGCTTCCGAGTGGCCGGTACGGCAGAGTTCAACGGCTACAACCTCGACATCCGTGCTGATCGCATTCGGCCGCTGGTTAGCTGGGTGAACCAGTGTTTTCCTGACGTGAGCACGCGTCGGGTCGAACCCTGGGCAGGCCTGCGCCCGATGCTGCCCAACATGATGCCGCGCGTAGGTCCAGGAAGGTACGCCAACGTGTTTTACAACACCGGTCACGGCCATCTGGGTTGGACGCTGTCGGCTATCACGGCTTACCAGTTGGGCCAACACGTAGAACGCTGGGACAGAGTACGCATGCCACTGCCCGTGCCAGTGGAGAGCATGGCTTAA
- a CDS encoding tripartite tricarboxylate transporter substrate binding protein: MIIHYKTLMAGAAIALAALSGMAQAQNYPTRPVTMLVPYPAGGLSDVIARSVNNTLGKQLGQPVVIENLGGASGSIAAQKVLNAPSDGYQLFQGSPNELILAPLAIASIKFKSEDFRLVQMIATAQIAFLARKGLPVSTVDEFLDHARKAAQQGRPVTYASVGPGSFYHLLGEHLSKVTGIPMVHVPYRGSAPAEQDLMANQVDFFLAPYGKKYDEMHKQNRLQVLAMLNSERLEGVKGFPAITESKQLKDFTFNIWTGYFVKKDTPEPVVVALHKAITETLADPGVHQALEANSQLLAKPLPLAAVDKAYLDGIHQFRAIAKSIQLQPQ, from the coding sequence ATGATCATCCATTACAAGACCCTGATGGCCGGCGCGGCCATCGCCCTGGCCGCCCTTTCAGGCATGGCCCAGGCACAGAACTATCCGACTCGTCCGGTGACAATGCTGGTGCCTTACCCGGCCGGGGGCCTGTCTGACGTCATCGCCCGCTCGGTCAACAACACACTGGGCAAGCAGCTGGGACAACCCGTAGTGATCGAGAACCTGGGTGGCGCGAGCGGCTCTATCGCCGCGCAGAAGGTGCTCAACGCCCCGAGCGACGGCTATCAGCTTTTCCAGGGCTCGCCCAATGAACTCATTTTGGCCCCACTGGCCATCGCGTCCATCAAATTTAAGAGCGAGGACTTCCGCCTCGTGCAGATGATCGCAACGGCACAGATTGCTTTCCTGGCCCGTAAGGGCCTGCCCGTCAGCACTGTCGACGAGTTCCTCGACCATGCCCGAAAGGCGGCGCAGCAGGGCCGCCCCGTGACCTACGCCAGCGTAGGCCCAGGTTCGTTCTACCATTTGTTGGGCGAGCACCTCTCCAAGGTGACGGGAATTCCGATGGTCCATGTGCCCTACCGTGGCTCGGCGCCGGCCGAGCAGGACTTAATGGCCAACCAGGTCGATTTCTTTCTGGCACCGTATGGCAAGAAGTATGACGAGATGCACAAGCAAAATCGTCTTCAGGTGCTCGCCATGCTCAACAGCGAACGGCTTGAGGGCGTGAAGGGCTTTCCCGCCATTACCGAGAGCAAGCAACTTAAGGACTTCACCTTCAACATCTGGACGGGCTACTTCGTGAAGAAGGACACGCCCGAGCCAGTTGTCGTTGCTTTGCATAAAGCCATCACGGAGACGCTGGCCGACCCGGGCGTGCACCAGGCACTGGAAGCGAACAGCCAATTGCTGGCGAAACCGCTTCCGCTAGCCGCAGTAGACAAAGCCTATCTCGATGGAATCCACCAATTTCGCGCCATCGCCAAATCGATACAGCTACAACCACAGTAA
- a CDS encoding M20 aminoacylase family protein — protein MERLSDQQLQEFIAVRRDIHRHPELAFSEHRTSALVAEKLASWGYTVTTGLGGTGVVGQLRRGTSSRAIGLRADMDALPIEEATGAEWSSRHHGVMHACGHDGHTAMLLAAARHLAESSGSFDGTLNLIFQPAEEGGGGALKMMEDGLFERFPCDAIFAMHNMPGYAQGQLVFRSGPTMASSDYATVLLHGTGGHGAMPHRAVDPLVAAASVVMALQTIVSRSVDPMQPAVVTVGALHAGAANNVIPSSARLELSVRALDPQVRRDMEVRIKNLVRLQAESYGVRAEVDWRPGYAVLVNDATQTARALAIAQAHFPPEQVIAQGAMLTGSEDFAFMLERVPGSYLFIGNGVGQEPGACMVHNPAYDFNDHNIGVGAAYWIALVQELLDSSSPTTKETGDSP, from the coding sequence TTGGAACGTCTCAGTGATCAGCAGCTTCAGGAGTTCATTGCGGTGCGGCGTGATATCCACCGGCACCCGGAGCTGGCCTTCTCTGAACACCGTACCAGTGCTCTGGTCGCGGAAAAGCTGGCGTCCTGGGGTTACACCGTTACCACAGGGCTTGGTGGAACGGGCGTGGTGGGGCAACTGCGACGCGGCACTTCGAGCCGCGCGATCGGCCTGCGCGCAGATATGGATGCGCTGCCGATCGAAGAGGCAACGGGTGCCGAGTGGTCCAGCCGCCACCATGGGGTGATGCATGCCTGCGGCCATGACGGCCACACGGCGATGCTGCTGGCTGCGGCACGCCACTTGGCGGAATCATCCGGCAGCTTCGACGGCACGCTCAACCTGATCTTTCAGCCAGCCGAAGAAGGCGGGGGCGGCGCCCTCAAGATGATGGAAGACGGGCTGTTCGAACGTTTTCCCTGCGACGCGATCTTCGCAATGCACAACATGCCGGGGTACGCGCAGGGTCAACTGGTGTTTCGCAGTGGGCCAACCATGGCCTCATCGGATTACGCGACGGTCTTATTGCACGGCACCGGCGGCCATGGCGCCATGCCCCACCGCGCAGTGGACCCGCTGGTGGCTGCAGCCTCCGTAGTCATGGCATTGCAGACAATCGTCTCGCGCAGCGTCGACCCGATGCAGCCTGCCGTCGTCACCGTGGGCGCCCTGCACGCGGGGGCGGCCAACAACGTCATCCCCTCCTCTGCCCGGCTGGAGCTGAGCGTGCGTGCGCTCGATCCGCAGGTCCGCCGCGACATGGAAGTGCGCATCAAGAATCTGGTACGTCTGCAGGCCGAAAGTTACGGGGTTCGGGCCGAGGTGGACTGGCGCCCCGGCTACGCCGTCCTGGTGAACGACGCGACGCAGACCGCCCGGGCTCTCGCGATCGCTCAGGCGCATTTTCCGCCTGAGCAGGTCATCGCCCAGGGGGCCATGCTCACGGGCAGCGAAGACTTCGCCTTCATGCTGGAGCGGGTGCCCGGTAGCTATCTTTTCATCGGCAACGGCGTGGGGCAGGAGCCTGGTGCCTGCATGGTTCACAACCCCGCATACGACTTCAACGACCACAACATCGGCGTTGGCGCCGCGTACTGGATAGCGCTCGTACAGGAGCTACTTGACTCTTCTTCCCCCACCACTAAAGAAACAGGAGACTCCCCATGA
- a CDS encoding LysR family transcriptional regulator, producing the protein MTDEFHEKIKMTLVQLRHFVVVADIGSFAQASAALFLTQPALTRSIQSLELELGGTLFDRLGRRIALTPFGREVLNRARLLVSDAETLRHAGKALHAGLIGTLRVGLSSAPGALLSTPLMRHMAEHHPRLKVEISRGNTAVLIHALREQLLDAAIVDIRDMRPSADLRVDLAFELGAGFLVRKDHPLARLGRTVTLADITAYPVASTPLSDEVARMLIARYGPEANPDDMVTLRCDETMSLADVAQHSDAILLTISAVAPGLVPLPVVPHLDATGRFGLVVAAQRQEAPALGIVREHLPNWLGNVTAHQALRE; encoded by the coding sequence TTGACCGATGAGTTTCACGAGAAAATCAAGATGACGTTGGTACAGCTTCGACATTTCGTGGTGGTTGCAGACATCGGCTCCTTCGCACAGGCTTCCGCGGCCCTGTTCCTGACCCAGCCAGCGCTCACGCGCAGCATCCAGAGCCTGGAGCTTGAGCTCGGCGGCACGCTGTTCGACCGCCTGGGCCGCCGCATCGCCTTGACACCCTTCGGGCGGGAAGTGCTCAACCGCGCTCGGCTGCTCGTCAGCGACGCCGAGACACTGCGGCACGCTGGCAAGGCCCTGCACGCAGGGTTGATCGGCACGCTTCGTGTTGGCTTGAGCTCGGCACCCGGCGCCTTGCTGAGCACGCCGCTCATGCGGCATATGGCTGAGCACCATCCCCGGCTGAAGGTCGAGATTTCCCGCGGCAACACCGCGGTGCTGATTCATGCACTGCGCGAGCAGCTCCTGGATGCGGCGATCGTCGATATCCGCGACATGCGTCCTTCTGCGGATTTGAGGGTGGACCTCGCCTTCGAACTCGGGGCTGGCTTTCTGGTGCGAAAAGACCACCCGTTGGCACGGCTCGGCAGGACCGTTACTCTGGCCGACATCACGGCATACCCGGTCGCCTCCACGCCGCTGAGCGACGAGGTGGCACGCATGCTGATTGCCCGCTACGGCCCCGAGGCCAATCCCGATGATATGGTTACGTTGCGTTGCGACGAAACCATGAGCCTGGCGGATGTTGCGCAGCACAGTGATGCGATCCTGCTCACCATTTCCGCCGTGGCGCCTGGGCTGGTACCGCTGCCGGTGGTGCCGCACCTTGATGCAACGGGGCGTTTCGGGCTGGTCGTTGCCGCGCAGCGCCAGGAGGCACCCGCATTGGGCATCGTGCGCGAGCACTTGCCAAACTGGCTCGGCAATGTGACAGCACACCAAGCCTTGCGTGAGTAG